In Nymphaea colorata isolate Beijing-Zhang1983 chromosome 3, ASM883128v2, whole genome shotgun sequence, a genomic segment contains:
- the LOC116249645 gene encoding double-stranded RNA-binding protein 8-like isoform X1, whose protein sequence is MLNGNGLSGVSNCYVFKSRLQEYAQKAGISTPVYETVKEGPSHEPVFRSTVLVNGVRYDSLPGFFNRKAAEQSAAEVALLELMKSGNVAQCIPNPVHETGLCKNLLQEYAQKRSYPIPSYICKREGTPNQSSFTCTVEIGGIQYIGGAARTKKEAEIKAARTALLAIQSTNSEPVANASLAGQLFTVFPGKRKTREVEKSIETAKAVKPKKGKFKKKSTKRRFSRSKGKGNEDHAQNGQDDNGNVPVAHDVDLATPVSVNTNFQPPVMPNTVGSQLVELLRVAMQSTQGIHTPLMLDISSAPAEQIGSMSQCQGPIQQMATLPGLSSPVEAVKLEGVGQGLQSEQQATTNGSDSRTGDAGRQTGLPVQEIQFNQSNRQIQSGPAAEPGHGVVL, encoded by the exons ATGTTGAATGGCAATGGTTTATCAG GTGTGTCAAATTGCTATGTATTCAAAAGTAGATTGCAGGAGTACGCACAAAAGGCAGGCATCTCAACTCCTGTCTATGAAACAGTGAAGGAGGGACCTTCTCATGAGCCAGTATTTAGATCAACTGTTCTAGTGAATGGTGTGAGATATGATTCTTTACCAGGTTTTTTTAATCGTAAAGCAGCAGAACAGTCAGCAGCAGAAGTTGCTCTACTAGAATTAATGAAGTCCGGCAATGTGGCACAGTGCATTCCCAATCCTGTG CATGAAACAGGTTTATGTAAAAACCTGCTCCAGGAGTATGCTCAGAAAAGGAGCTATCCTATTCCTTCTTACATATGTAAGAGGGAGGGTACACCAAATCAATCTTCTTTCACTTGTACTGTTGAGATTGGAGGTATTCAATATATTGGTGGTGCTGcaagaacaaagaaagaggCAGAAATCAAGGCAGCCAGGACAGCGCTACTTGCAATTCAATCAACTAATT CTGAGCCAGTGGCAAATGCCAGTCTAGCTGGACAGCTGTTCACTGTTTTTCCAGGGAAAAGGAAGACGAGGGAAGTAGAGAAGTCCATTGAAACAGCAAAGGCTGTCAAACCCAAAAAAGggaaattcaagaaaaaatcaaCGAAGAGGAGGTTTTCTCGTtcaaaagggaaaggaaatgaagaccATGCTCAGAACGGGCAAGATGACAATGGCAACGTGCCTGTAGCTCATGATGTTGATCTTGCTACACCAGTTTCAGTAAATACGAATTTTCAACCTCCGGTGATGCCAAACACTGTAGGCAGCCAACTAGTGGAGCTGCTCAGAGTTGCCATGCAGAGCACACAAGGTATACATACTCCTTTGATGCTGGACATCTCGAGTGCACCAGCAGAGCAGATTGGTTCCATGAGTCAATGTCAAGGCCCCATCCAACAAATGGCGACGCTTCCAGGGCTGAGCAGCCCTGTTGAGGCAGTGAAGTTAGAAGGTGTAGGTCAAGGGTTGCAATCTGAACAGCAAGCAACAACGAATGGCTCTGACAGCAGAACTGGAGATGCTGGGCGTCAAACTGGTTTGCCTGTCCAAGAAATTCAGTTCAATCAGAGCAATCGACAGATACAATCAGGACCTGCAGCAGAACCTGGGCATGGAGTTGTTCTTTGA
- the LOC116249645 gene encoding double-stranded RNA-binding protein 8-like isoform X3, with the protein MLNGNGLSGVSNCYVFKSRLQEYAQKAGISTPVYETVKEGPSHEPVFRSTVLVNGVRYDSLPGFFNRKAAEQSAAEVALLELMKSGNVAQCIPNPVHETGLCKNLLQEYAQKRSYPIPSYICKREGTPNQSSFTCTVEIGGIQYIGGAARTKKEAEIKAARTALLAIQSTNLANASLAGQLFTVFPGKRKTREVEKSIETAKAVKPKKGKFKKKSTKRRFSRSKGKGNEDHAQNGQDDNGNVPVAHDVDLATPVSVNTNFQPPVMPNTVGSQLVELLRVAMQSTQGIHTPLMLDISSAPAEQIGSMSQCQGPIQQMATLPGLSSPVEAVKLEGVGQGLQSEQQATTNGSDSRTGDAGRQTGLPVQEIQFNQSNRQIQSGPAAEPGHGVVL; encoded by the exons ATGTTGAATGGCAATGGTTTATCAG GTGTGTCAAATTGCTATGTATTCAAAAGTAGATTGCAGGAGTACGCACAAAAGGCAGGCATCTCAACTCCTGTCTATGAAACAGTGAAGGAGGGACCTTCTCATGAGCCAGTATTTAGATCAACTGTTCTAGTGAATGGTGTGAGATATGATTCTTTACCAGGTTTTTTTAATCGTAAAGCAGCAGAACAGTCAGCAGCAGAAGTTGCTCTACTAGAATTAATGAAGTCCGGCAATGTGGCACAGTGCATTCCCAATCCTGTG CATGAAACAGGTTTATGTAAAAACCTGCTCCAGGAGTATGCTCAGAAAAGGAGCTATCCTATTCCTTCTTACATATGTAAGAGGGAGGGTACACCAAATCAATCTTCTTTCACTTGTACTGTTGAGATTGGAGGTATTCAATATATTGGTGGTGCTGcaagaacaaagaaagaggCAGAAATCAAGGCAGCCAGGACAGCGCTACTTGCAATTCAATCAACTAATT TGGCAAATGCCAGTCTAGCTGGACAGCTGTTCACTGTTTTTCCAGGGAAAAGGAAGACGAGGGAAGTAGAGAAGTCCATTGAAACAGCAAAGGCTGTCAAACCCAAAAAAGggaaattcaagaaaaaatcaaCGAAGAGGAGGTTTTCTCGTtcaaaagggaaaggaaatgaagaccATGCTCAGAACGGGCAAGATGACAATGGCAACGTGCCTGTAGCTCATGATGTTGATCTTGCTACACCAGTTTCAGTAAATACGAATTTTCAACCTCCGGTGATGCCAAACACTGTAGGCAGCCAACTAGTGGAGCTGCTCAGAGTTGCCATGCAGAGCACACAAGGTATACATACTCCTTTGATGCTGGACATCTCGAGTGCACCAGCAGAGCAGATTGGTTCCATGAGTCAATGTCAAGGCCCCATCCAACAAATGGCGACGCTTCCAGGGCTGAGCAGCCCTGTTGAGGCAGTGAAGTTAGAAGGTGTAGGTCAAGGGTTGCAATCTGAACAGCAAGCAACAACGAATGGCTCTGACAGCAGAACTGGAGATGCTGGGCGTCAAACTGGTTTGCCTGTCCAAGAAATTCAGTTCAATCAGAGCAATCGACAGATACAATCAGGACCTGCAGCAGAACCTGGGCATGGAGTTGTTCTTTGA
- the LOC116249645 gene encoding double-stranded RNA-binding protein 8-like isoform X2, translating to MGRKLTEGVSNCYVFKSRLQEYAQKAGISTPVYETVKEGPSHEPVFRSTVLVNGVRYDSLPGFFNRKAAEQSAAEVALLELMKSGNVAQCIPNPVHETGLCKNLLQEYAQKRSYPIPSYICKREGTPNQSSFTCTVEIGGIQYIGGAARTKKEAEIKAARTALLAIQSTNSEPVANASLAGQLFTVFPGKRKTREVEKSIETAKAVKPKKGKFKKKSTKRRFSRSKGKGNEDHAQNGQDDNGNVPVAHDVDLATPVSVNTNFQPPVMPNTVGSQLVELLRVAMQSTQGIHTPLMLDISSAPAEQIGSMSQCQGPIQQMATLPGLSSPVEAVKLEGVGQGLQSEQQATTNGSDSRTGDAGRQTGLPVQEIQFNQSNRQIQSGPAAEPGHGVVL from the exons ATGGGGCGAAAGCTTACAgagg GTGTGTCAAATTGCTATGTATTCAAAAGTAGATTGCAGGAGTACGCACAAAAGGCAGGCATCTCAACTCCTGTCTATGAAACAGTGAAGGAGGGACCTTCTCATGAGCCAGTATTTAGATCAACTGTTCTAGTGAATGGTGTGAGATATGATTCTTTACCAGGTTTTTTTAATCGTAAAGCAGCAGAACAGTCAGCAGCAGAAGTTGCTCTACTAGAATTAATGAAGTCCGGCAATGTGGCACAGTGCATTCCCAATCCTGTG CATGAAACAGGTTTATGTAAAAACCTGCTCCAGGAGTATGCTCAGAAAAGGAGCTATCCTATTCCTTCTTACATATGTAAGAGGGAGGGTACACCAAATCAATCTTCTTTCACTTGTACTGTTGAGATTGGAGGTATTCAATATATTGGTGGTGCTGcaagaacaaagaaagaggCAGAAATCAAGGCAGCCAGGACAGCGCTACTTGCAATTCAATCAACTAATT CTGAGCCAGTGGCAAATGCCAGTCTAGCTGGACAGCTGTTCACTGTTTTTCCAGGGAAAAGGAAGACGAGGGAAGTAGAGAAGTCCATTGAAACAGCAAAGGCTGTCAAACCCAAAAAAGggaaattcaagaaaaaatcaaCGAAGAGGAGGTTTTCTCGTtcaaaagggaaaggaaatgaagaccATGCTCAGAACGGGCAAGATGACAATGGCAACGTGCCTGTAGCTCATGATGTTGATCTTGCTACACCAGTTTCAGTAAATACGAATTTTCAACCTCCGGTGATGCCAAACACTGTAGGCAGCCAACTAGTGGAGCTGCTCAGAGTTGCCATGCAGAGCACACAAGGTATACATACTCCTTTGATGCTGGACATCTCGAGTGCACCAGCAGAGCAGATTGGTTCCATGAGTCAATGTCAAGGCCCCATCCAACAAATGGCGACGCTTCCAGGGCTGAGCAGCCCTGTTGAGGCAGTGAAGTTAGAAGGTGTAGGTCAAGGGTTGCAATCTGAACAGCAAGCAACAACGAATGGCTCTGACAGCAGAACTGGAGATGCTGGGCGTCAAACTGGTTTGCCTGTCCAAGAAATTCAGTTCAATCAGAGCAATCGACAGATACAATCAGGACCTGCAGCAGAACCTGGGCATGGAGTTGTTCTTTGA